One region of Solanum pennellii chromosome 6, SPENNV200 genomic DNA includes:
- the LOC107021374 gene encoding CBL-interacting protein kinase 18-like, whose protein sequence is MVKNGNVVMQKYELGRLLGQGNFGKVYYGRDLESGQTVAIKVIDKEKVQKAELTEQTKREISVMAMVKHRHVVQLYEVMATKSKIYFVIEHAKGGELFNKLTKGRLTEDVARKLFQQLINAVEFCHSRGVYHRDLKPENLLLDENGNLKVSDFGLSALAESKRQDGLLHTTCGTPAYVAPEVIGRKGYEGAKADIWSCGVILFVLLAGYLPFYDLNLMNLYRKICRAEYKCPNWFPLEVRKLLSRILDPNPRKRISIAKIKESSWFKKGLESRRVGTKQVVNQHVTADGNAGSSSNSENSTSFSDTKLELIKPAIFSVFNILCQFNLSGLFINNDQKEELRFTSAKPVPVIISKLVEVGRSVNLEVKKKEGGFLILEGLNESRYETLCIGVQIFEISVSNYFIELSRSSGDVIDYQNMLTQTIRPALEEIVLAWLGVQSYQ, encoded by the coding sequence ATGGTGAAAAATGGAAATGTAGTGATGCAAAAATATGAATTGGGGAGATTATTAGGTCAAGGCAACTTTGGTAAGGTTTATTATGGAAGGGATCTGGAAAGCGGACAAACTGTAGCCATTAAAGTAATTGATAAAGAGAAGGTTCAGAAAGCTGAATTGACTGAACAGACGAAACGAGAGATATCCGTTATGGCAATGGTCAAACATCGACATGTTGTGCAGCTATACGAGGTCATGGCAACTAAGAGTAAGATTTACTTTGTGATCGAACATGCCAAAGGTGGCGAGCTTTTCAACAAACTGACAAAGGGGAGGCTCACAGAAGATGTTGCTAGAAAGTTGTTTCAGCAACTGATCAACGCAGTTGAATTTTGCCACAGCCGAGGTGTTTATCACCGTGATCTCAAACCGGAAAATCTCCTACTGGATGAGAATGGAAACCTAAAGGTCTCAGACTTTGGTTTGAGTGCATTAGCTGAGTCTAAGCGACAAGATGGGTTACTCCACACAACCTGTGGTACACCAGCATATGTTGCTCCCGAGGTGATTGGTAGAAAAGGATATGAGGGTGCCAAAGCTGACATCTGGTCTTGTGGGGTGATTTTATTTGTCTTGTTGGCTGGTTATCTTCCATTCTATGACTTAAATCTTATGAATCTGTATAGGAAGATATGCAGGGCAGAGTACAAATGCCCTAATTGGTTCCCTCTAGAAGTGCGCAAACTTCTCTCTAGGATCTTAGACCCAAACCCTCGTAAAAGGATTTCAATCGCCAAAATTAAGGAAAGCTCCTGGTTTAAGAAAGGATTGGAATCTAGACGTGTGGGAACTAAACAAGTAGTGAACCAACATGTTACTGCAGATGGTAATGCTGGTTCCAGTTCAAATTCAGAGAATAGTACCTCTTTCTCCGACACCAAATTAGAGTTGATAAAACCTGCAATCTTTAGTGTATTTAATATCCTCTGCCAGTTTAATTTGTCTGGTTTATTCATAAACAATGATCAAAAGGAGGAGCTGCGATTCACATCAGCGAAACCTGTCCCAGTCATCATATCCAAACTTGTGGAAGTTGGCAGGAGTGTGAACCTTGaagtaaagaagaaagaaggtgGATTTCTTATATTAGAGGGATTAAATGAGAGCAGATATGAAACCCTGTGCATTGGCGTGCAAATCTTTGAAATTTCCGTATCCAATTACTTCATTGAGCTGAGTAGGTCAAGTGGTGATGTGATTGATTACCAAAACATGTTGACGCAAACTATCAGACCAGCTCTTGAGGAAATTGTTCTGGCTTGGCTAGGTGTGCAATCTTATCAATAG